Proteins co-encoded in one Bacillus paramycoides genomic window:
- a CDS encoding acetate uptake transporter: MSNQTTTHHVKMTTADPSGIGLFGLAMVTLVASSQKLGLTDGVSLVLPWAIFLGGFAQIFACIHDAKHNNTFGTTAFGAYGLFWLGVGMTWLIQLGVFGEKLAQAADSKQLGVAFIGYLIFTIFMTIGAMETHKVLFMIFVLIDFLFIGLSLSTLGVMPHAMHNLAAYSELLISLLSFYGSAAAVLNTHFGKVVLPVGKPFGIFKK; the protein is encoded by the coding sequence ATGAGCAATCAAACAACTACACATCATGTGAAAATGACAACAGCAGATCCATCTGGAATTGGTCTATTTGGATTAGCGATGGTAACACTTGTAGCATCATCTCAAAAGTTAGGCTTAACGGATGGCGTTTCTCTTGTATTACCTTGGGCAATCTTTTTAGGAGGATTTGCACAAATCTTTGCGTGCATTCACGATGCAAAGCATAACAATACGTTCGGTACAACAGCATTCGGTGCGTATGGCCTATTTTGGTTAGGTGTGGGAATGACTTGGTTAATTCAACTTGGAGTATTTGGCGAAAAATTAGCACAAGCTGCAGATTCAAAACAGCTTGGGGTAGCCTTTATCGGATATTTGATTTTCACAATCTTTATGACAATTGGTGCAATGGAAACACATAAAGTATTATTTATGATTTTCGTTCTTATTGATTTCTTATTTATTGGTCTTTCATTAAGTACTTTAGGTGTTATGCCGCATGCAATGCATAATTTAGCAGCATATTCTGAACTTCTTATTTCATTATTATCTTTCTATGGTTCAGCAGCAGCAGTGTTAAATACACACTTCGGAAAAGTTGTTTTACCAGTCGGAAAGCCGTTCGGTATTTTTAAAAAGTAA
- a CDS encoding flavodoxin codes for MAKILIAYASMSGNTESIADLIKVSLDAFDHEVVLQEMEGMDAEELLAYDGIILGSYTWGDGELPFEAEDFHDDLENIDLSGKKVAVFGSGDTAYELFCEAVTIFEEKLVERGAELVQDGLKIELAPEDEEDVEKCSNFAIAFAEKF; via the coding sequence GTGGCGAAAATTTTAATAGCTTATGCAAGTATGTCAGGAAATACAGAGAGTATTGCTGATTTAATTAAAGTTAGTTTAGATGCTTTTGATCATGAAGTAGTATTGCAAGAAATGGAAGGCATGGATGCTGAAGAATTATTAGCTTATGATGGAATCATTTTAGGGTCTTATACGTGGGGCGATGGTGAACTACCATTTGAAGCGGAAGATTTTCATGATGACTTAGAAAATATAGATTTATCAGGGAAAAAAGTAGCGGTATTCGGATCAGGAGATACGGCGTATGAACTGTTTTGTGAAGCGGTAACGATATTTGAAGAGAAACTTGTAGAACGCGGTGCAGAGCTTGTACAAGATGGATTGAAAATCGAATTAGCTCCAGAAGATGAAGAGGATGTTGAAAAATGCAGTAATTTTGCAATTGCATTTGCTGAGAAGTTCTAA
- a CDS encoding CatB-related O-acetyltransferase, producing the protein MLYLNQKPEYSKYDIGDYTYSKVGPTIFSWNDETKLKIGKFCSLGEEVVFLLGGEHRADWITTYPFNALFSEGAHITGHPSSKGDIVVGNDVWIGYQSCILSGVTIGNGAIIGARSVITKDVPPYAIVAGNPAKFVRYRFPQETIDKLESLAWWDWDISVIKGAIPLLLSNKIDEFFTSPEKEST; encoded by the coding sequence ATGTTATATTTAAATCAAAAACCAGAATATAGTAAGTATGATATCGGTGATTATACTTATAGTAAAGTAGGTCCAACTATTTTTTCTTGGAATGATGAAACGAAATTAAAAATAGGTAAGTTTTGTTCATTAGGAGAAGAAGTTGTTTTCCTACTTGGTGGTGAACATCGTGCCGATTGGATAACAACTTATCCATTTAATGCCCTCTTCAGTGAAGGAGCACATATTACTGGTCACCCTTCTTCTAAAGGTGATATCGTAGTCGGCAATGATGTATGGATTGGTTATCAATCCTGCATTTTATCTGGTGTTACAATTGGTAATGGGGCCATTATCGGCGCCAGGAGCGTTATTACAAAGGACGTACCCCCGTATGCAATTGTAGCTGGTAATCCTGCAAAATTTGTTCGATATCGTTTCCCACAAGAAACGATTGACAAACTAGAGAGTCTTGCATGGTGGGACTGGGACATTTCTGTTATAAAAGGAGCCATTCCATTACTACTCTCCAACAAAATCGACGAATTTTTCACCTCGCCCGAAAAAGAATCTACATGA
- a CDS encoding ASCH domain-containing protein — protein MRYEMGLYNKPFQSIQSGKKVYEVRLYDKKRQLINKGDEIVFTNLTTEETMTVKVTEIKRYESFKEMYEQIDKKLLDCENDSLEEMLESTYKIYTKEQEEKWGTVAIRIEVIK, from the coding sequence ATGAGATACGAAATGGGTTTATATAATAAACCGTTTCAGTCAATTCAATCAGGAAAAAAAGTATATGAAGTACGCTTATATGATAAAAAACGTCAACTAATAAACAAAGGCGATGAAATTGTATTTACGAACCTTACGACAGAGGAAACGATGACCGTAAAAGTAACGGAAATAAAACGATACGAAAGCTTTAAAGAAATGTACGAACAAATTGATAAAAAATTATTGGATTGTGAAAATGATAGTTTAGAGGAAATGTTAGAAAGTACATACAAAATATATACAAAAGAACAAGAAGAAAAGTGGGGAACAGTTGCGATTCGTATTGAGGTAATAAAATGA
- a CDS encoding DUF7507 domain-containing protein translates to MPFINRFTTTVPGAVTFTGNTLGLSPTSPAPGNIFGTLAVFTTVNTALQVPGFPAGTTDEWQLNSSSAILNLPAGSSVLYAELVWAGTFRTDTEDVLPFLNDNITFTTPAGTFSVTPDPATAQQGSVGNQFYYARSANVTNLVSAGGAGTYTTGAVPAARTSSDPTISRSAGWTLEVVYQNASLPLRNLSVYAGQEIIDASSPPVDAIISGFATPATGAVTGRVLVTTQEGDSNIVGDQLRFGPNANATVALSGPRNPANNFFQSQICNDIGELDTTGTFGDLNQPLGIALAVRRQGWDITNVNASASLVNNQTSATVRFVTNGDGYAAAGFGVQIDATGPIINPVKSVNRTVAGVGDILTYTITVPNTGTGSAENVILQDSIPNGTTFVTGSVTVGGVTQPNANPANGINLGTIPNNTQRVVTFQVRITSFPNPNPIPNRAMVSYQFRPFVGSPLITSMSSSNTVQTTVNQATISMQKSVDLQTATLNDVLTYTVNVTNNGNVTANNVVFVDSIPAGTTFVPNSVTVNGIARPGANPASSINLGSINASQTTVVRFQVRVTSNPLVNPIPNRASATFNFTPVPGQQPVAGQATSNTVVTTINIGDIRTRKTVDRAFATVNDVLTYTVTIENTGNVLATNVIFQDPIPIGTTFIANSVTVDGVSQPGANPSNGFAVANISPGGSRTVRFQVRVTSTPSGGTIANRGNVSANFVVIPNQPPVTINRQTNTVVTQVNTGGLNVIKEVNTTQAALEDTLTYTIAVQNTGNVPLTNVFFQDAISPAVSFVANSVTINGVPQSGLNPNTGFSLPNIPAAQTVVVTFDVLIVQDPENEDILNQANVTASFQVNPSEPPVTINVPSNIVNTTVQSGNFEVVKSVNTDVATVGDVLVYTIEIINAGSVPATNVFFQDSIPQGTLFIENSVVVNGVLQEGAYPELGFSLNNLPTGASTIVTFEVLIDEIPQGNNVVNNANVTGDFLVNPTEPPITVTVPSNTVMTVVNSSGLNVRKSVSATEAGVGDTLTYTVRIQNSGTVAATNVSFLDPIPFGTTFVANSVTINGTPQPGLNPPTGFPLANIPVGGVVTVTFQVTITSVPPNRVLPNNANVTADFQVSPLQPPITIVTISNIVVTRVNVGSLNVMKSVNTTQAGVGDTLTYTILIQNTGTVPATNIIFQDPIPSGTAFVANSVTINGVVQPGADPMAGFPVPNIPVGQTATITFQVTVTSVPSGGNIRNQSNVTASFLINPANPPITTVTNSNFVVTQVNTAQLSIQKSSSVQQAALGETYTYSVVIRNNGTVTATNVSFIDPIAPETTFVANSVTINGTPQPGFDPNVGFLLPNIAAGTSLTVTFQVTVVAPSTRGAVLNTASATATFLLNPLQPPVTTTNSSNTTVVTIPLPPPGEVTATKTVDVATGAVGDVLTYTVLISNVGIIPVTDVFFQDVIPEGTTFEEGSVTIGGVQQLGLNPEIGFTVTPLLIAGGSIEVTFRVMITEIPDNEVILNDADVTFTSQPNPQEPPITETILTNLVVTTINIASIFPLKLVDKKVATVGEVLTYDVLIFNFGTVAATNVEFIDTTSAGVAFVPGSVSINGVPAPGLDPFIGFTVPDIPVDDFVLVTYQEVVTSIPEGGTVVNFVDVTATFAVSETEPPITETTTSNTTLTEINEPGLNVLKSVSQPVVALGDTITYTTVVQNTGTVVATNVQYSDVLPSSITFIPDSVTIDGVLQTGFNPNNGFTLPDISPGESVEVTFQVTVISVPANGTIANTANVTGSFVLVPGEPPVIVTGPSNTTLTTVNRGQFNVIKQVNRAATLIGDVLTYTIQITNTGTVTANDVQFIDTISAGASFVPNSVTINGALQPNLNPITGFGVGDIPVGETVIVTFQATVTNIPSSGTITNVANITGSFTLVPGESPVVVTEPSNTTITRINRGRFSVIKSVNKEATRLGDTLTYSVQVTNTGTVTATNVQFIDVPSPSLEFVPGSVQINGIPQVGLNPFIGFSLPDLAVGDSVLITFAVNVIAVPPSSSIMNTARVTGDFELIPGEPPFTITNSSNTTVTPVNRGSLDMQKEVDNSIVGVGETVTYTVRILNTGTADAMNIQFIDVLSPEADFVPNSVTVNGVARPGVNPQVGFTIVDIPVGETAIVTYEATITSFPDGGTVVNVAGALAEYILVPGEPPVTVMDTSNTVIVTVNTAILFVAKGANFEVAMVGDVVTYGIAVINDSTVPVTNIVLTDIIDPNTLFINGTVTVNDVPLPFATPNTGIPLGDFQPNDAAIINFQVVIIGGQINNLVTNTAIANGLAIVNPNELPVVVEGDSNTVVIPFIPQNVSTTVVKTADLQAATIGDIITFTTVITNTGDTVIQNIRFQDMLDSSVRFVLGSVTVDNTPVPNVSPVSGFLIGNLNPGEARTVSFQVVVQSAPSGSGNYINQASIRFEHQVGTVLPPVTQIVESNIVVIPFVPMIEQICETNLNCLGKIPFQCSPCDHLQIKKK, encoded by the coding sequence GTGCCTTTTATAAATCGTTTTACAACAACAGTACCTGGTGCCGTCACTTTTACGGGGAATACGTTAGGGCTTAGCCCTACATCGCCTGCGCCAGGCAATATTTTTGGTACACTTGCTGTGTTTACGACAGTAAATACAGCGCTGCAAGTACCAGGATTCCCAGCAGGGACAACAGATGAATGGCAATTGAATTCTTCAAGTGCAATTTTAAACCTTCCAGCGGGAAGCAGTGTGTTATATGCAGAATTAGTTTGGGCTGGTACTTTCCGGACTGATACGGAAGATGTTTTACCATTTTTAAATGATAACATTACATTTACAACGCCAGCAGGGACGTTTTCTGTTACGCCAGATCCTGCAACCGCGCAGCAAGGCTCAGTAGGAAATCAATTTTATTATGCTCGCTCTGCTAATGTAACGAATCTGGTTAGTGCAGGTGGGGCAGGAACTTATACAACGGGGGCTGTGCCAGCTGCAAGAACTTCATCTGATCCAACTATTAGTCGTTCGGCTGGATGGACGCTTGAGGTTGTGTATCAAAATGCAAGTTTGCCACTTCGGAATTTGTCAGTTTATGCAGGTCAAGAAATTATCGATGCTTCATCACCACCAGTTGATGCTATTATTTCAGGATTTGCTACCCCAGCGACAGGAGCTGTAACAGGGCGAGTGCTCGTAACTACTCAAGAAGGTGATTCTAACATTGTTGGAGACCAACTTCGCTTTGGACCGAATGCGAATGCTACAGTTGCATTATCTGGCCCGAGAAACCCCGCAAATAATTTCTTTCAATCACAAATTTGTAACGACATTGGAGAGTTAGATACAACTGGAACGTTTGGAGATTTGAATCAACCTTTAGGGATAGCTTTAGCCGTCCGAAGACAAGGGTGGGATATTACAAATGTAAATGCCTCTGCATCATTAGTAAATAATCAAACGTCAGCAACAGTTCGATTCGTTACTAATGGAGATGGATATGCTGCAGCTGGTTTTGGGGTTCAAATTGATGCAACGGGGCCAATTATTAATCCTGTTAAATCGGTCAATAGAACAGTTGCAGGAGTTGGAGATATTCTTACCTACACAATTACAGTTCCTAATACAGGTACGGGAAGTGCAGAAAATGTTATATTACAAGACAGTATTCCGAACGGAACGACGTTTGTTACAGGTAGTGTAACGGTAGGTGGAGTAACACAGCCGAATGCGAACCCTGCTAATGGAATTAATTTAGGCACAATCCCAAATAACACGCAAAGAGTTGTTACATTTCAAGTGCGAATAACATCGTTCCCGAATCCAAATCCTATTCCGAATCGCGCAATGGTGTCATATCAATTCCGTCCTTTCGTCGGTAGTCCACTAATTACAAGTATGTCTTCTTCAAACACAGTACAAACGACAGTGAATCAAGCAACTATAAGTATGCAAAAATCTGTAGATTTACAGACAGCAACCCTTAATGATGTATTAACATACACGGTTAATGTGACGAATAATGGGAATGTCACTGCAAATAATGTTGTTTTTGTTGATAGTATACCTGCTGGAACAACATTTGTTCCAAATAGTGTTACGGTAAATGGGATAGCACGTCCAGGAGCAAATCCAGCAAGTAGTATTAATCTAGGGAGTATTAATGCTTCGCAAACGACTGTAGTGCGCTTTCAAGTTCGAGTAACATCTAATCCGCTTGTCAATCCAATTCCGAATCGTGCGAGTGCAACATTTAACTTTACTCCAGTACCTGGTCAACAACCAGTTGCAGGGCAAGCGACAAGTAATACTGTAGTTACTACTATTAATATAGGTGATATAAGAACGAGAAAAACAGTAGATAGAGCTTTTGCAACAGTGAATGACGTTCTGACGTACACTGTTACAATTGAAAATACAGGAAATGTACTTGCGACGAATGTTATTTTTCAAGATCCAATCCCAATTGGAACGACTTTTATAGCGAATAGTGTAACTGTAGATGGGGTTTCACAACCTGGAGCAAATCCTTCGAATGGGTTTGCGGTAGCAAATATTTCTCCAGGTGGAAGTAGGACAGTGCGTTTTCAAGTCCGAGTGACATCTACGCCATCAGGAGGTACGATTGCGAATCGCGGAAATGTATCTGCTAATTTCGTCGTTATTCCGAATCAACCACCAGTGACGATTAATAGACAAACGAATACAGTTGTGACACAAGTTAATACAGGTGGTTTAAATGTAATAAAAGAAGTGAATACGACACAAGCGGCATTAGAGGACACTTTAACATATACGATTGCCGTCCAAAATACAGGAAACGTTCCGTTAACAAACGTGTTTTTCCAAGATGCTATTTCTCCCGCTGTCTCATTTGTTGCAAATTCTGTAACAATTAATGGAGTACCACAAAGTGGATTGAATCCGAATACAGGATTTTCTCTTCCTAATATTCCTGCGGCTCAAACAGTTGTAGTCACATTTGACGTATTAATTGTACAGGATCCAGAAAACGAAGATATTTTAAATCAAGCAAATGTAACAGCAAGTTTTCAAGTGAATCCGAGTGAACCCCCCGTAACAATCAATGTTCCGAGTAACATTGTGAATACAACAGTACAATCAGGGAACTTTGAAGTTGTGAAATCAGTGAATACCGATGTTGCAACGGTAGGGGATGTTTTAGTATATACAATTGAAATTATAAATGCAGGTAGTGTACCAGCTACAAATGTATTTTTCCAAGATTCAATTCCACAAGGGACATTATTTATCGAAAATAGTGTAGTTGTTAATGGAGTTTTACAAGAAGGGGCATATCCAGAACTTGGATTCTCATTAAATAATTTGCCTACTGGCGCGAGTACAATTGTTACGTTTGAAGTATTAATTGATGAAATCCCTCAAGGAAATAATGTTGTAAATAATGCGAATGTAACTGGAGATTTTCTTGTAAATCCAACAGAGCCACCAATTACTGTAACGGTGCCAAGTAATACTGTTATGACTGTTGTAAATTCTTCAGGGTTAAATGTAAGGAAGAGTGTAAGCGCTACTGAAGCAGGTGTAGGAGATACGTTAACGTATACAGTTCGTATTCAAAATAGTGGAACAGTAGCAGCGACAAATGTATCATTTCTTGATCCAATTCCATTTGGAACAACGTTTGTAGCAAATAGTGTAACAATAAACGGAACACCTCAACCAGGTTTAAACCCTCCAACTGGATTTCCACTTGCCAATATTCCAGTTGGAGGGGTGGTAACAGTTACTTTTCAAGTGACAATCACGAGTGTACCACCAAATAGAGTTCTTCCGAATAATGCAAATGTAACTGCGGATTTCCAAGTAAGTCCTCTCCAGCCACCAATTACAATTGTAACGATTAGTAATATTGTTGTGACGCGAGTGAATGTAGGATCACTTAATGTAATGAAGAGTGTAAATACAACGCAAGCAGGTGTAGGAGATACGTTAACGTATACGATTCTTATTCAAAATACAGGAACTGTTCCTGCAACGAATATTATTTTTCAAGATCCAATTCCGTCTGGTACTGCGTTTGTAGCAAATAGTGTGACGATAAACGGAGTCGTACAGCCAGGCGCGGATCCTATGGCAGGATTCCCAGTACCGAATATTCCGGTCGGGCAAACGGCTACGATTACGTTTCAAGTTACAGTGACGAGTGTTCCGAGCGGTGGAAATATAAGAAACCAATCGAACGTTACTGCAAGTTTTCTTATAAATCCAGCAAACCCTCCAATAACGACTGTAACAAATAGTAATTTTGTAGTGACACAAGTAAACACAGCACAGCTAAGTATACAAAAATCTTCATCTGTACAACAAGCAGCACTTGGAGAAACTTACACGTATTCTGTTGTCATTCGAAATAACGGCACAGTAACAGCAACGAATGTTTCTTTCATTGATCCAATTGCGCCAGAAACAACATTTGTAGCAAATAGTGTAACGATAAATGGAACGCCTCAACCTGGATTTGATCCAAATGTTGGTTTCCTACTTCCAAATATTGCAGCTGGAACATCATTGACAGTAACGTTCCAAGTTACGGTAGTTGCACCGTCTACACGTGGAGCAGTATTAAATACAGCATCTGCTACGGCCACTTTCTTATTAAATCCTTTACAACCACCTGTAACAACAACGAACTCAAGTAATACAACGGTAGTTACAATACCGTTACCTCCTCCTGGTGAAGTAACAGCAACAAAAACAGTTGACGTTGCAACTGGAGCGGTTGGGGATGTATTAACGTATACTGTGCTCATTTCAAACGTAGGAATTATACCAGTTACAGATGTGTTCTTCCAAGATGTCATACCAGAAGGAACGACATTTGAAGAAGGTAGTGTAACGATAGGTGGGGTGCAGCAACTCGGTTTAAATCCAGAAATAGGATTTACAGTTACGCCATTATTAATTGCTGGTGGAAGTATTGAGGTAACGTTCCGAGTGATGATTACAGAAATTCCAGATAATGAAGTCATATTAAATGATGCAGATGTTACATTTACTTCACAACCAAATCCGCAGGAACCACCAATTACGGAAACGATATTAACGAATTTAGTCGTTACGACAATTAATATAGCTTCGATTTTCCCATTAAAACTAGTAGATAAAAAAGTAGCGACTGTAGGAGAAGTATTAACGTATGATGTATTAATCTTTAATTTCGGTACAGTGGCAGCGACGAATGTTGAATTTATAGATACAACTTCCGCCGGCGTAGCATTTGTACCGGGAAGTGTGAGCATAAATGGGGTACCGGCACCAGGATTAGATCCTTTCATCGGTTTTACAGTTCCAGATATACCTGTAGATGATTTTGTACTTGTCACATATCAGGAAGTGGTTACGAGCATACCTGAAGGTGGAACAGTTGTTAACTTTGTAGACGTTACAGCTACATTTGCTGTAAGTGAAACAGAACCACCGATTACGGAGACGACAACAAGTAATACGACATTAACAGAAATTAATGAACCTGGTTTAAATGTTTTAAAATCAGTAAGTCAGCCGGTTGTTGCATTAGGTGATACAATCACATATACAACAGTAGTTCAAAATACAGGTACAGTGGTAGCGACGAATGTTCAATATAGTGATGTATTACCGTCCTCGATCACATTTATACCAGATAGTGTAACGATAGATGGCGTGCTACAAACTGGATTCAATCCTAATAATGGATTCACGCTTCCAGATATAAGCCCAGGTGAAAGTGTAGAAGTTACATTCCAAGTAACAGTTATCAGTGTTCCAGCAAACGGAACAATTGCCAATACGGCAAATGTAACTGGAAGCTTTGTATTAGTACCAGGAGAACCACCAGTTATAGTAACAGGGCCGAGCAATACAACACTTACAACTGTAAATAGAGGACAATTTAATGTTATAAAACAAGTAAATAGGGCTGCTACTCTCATTGGAGATGTATTAACGTATACGATTCAAATAACGAATACAGGAACAGTAACAGCTAATGATGTTCAGTTTATTGATACCATTTCAGCAGGAGCGTCATTTGTACCAAATAGTGTAACGATAAATGGAGCCCTGCAACCAAACTTAAATCCGATTACTGGCTTTGGAGTTGGAGATATACCAGTTGGTGAAACGGTTATCGTGACGTTTCAAGCGACAGTTACAAACATCCCGTCATCAGGAACAATTACTAACGTTGCAAATATAACAGGAAGCTTTACTTTAGTACCAGGAGAGTCACCGGTTGTCGTAACAGAGCCGAGTAATACGACGATAACAAGAATAAATAGAGGGCGTTTCAGCGTTATAAAATCTGTAAATAAAGAAGCAACACGTTTAGGAGATACTTTAACGTATAGTGTACAAGTTACAAATACGGGAACAGTAACAGCGACAAATGTTCAGTTTATTGATGTTCCATCACCTAGTTTAGAATTCGTTCCTGGAAGTGTACAAATAAATGGGATTCCGCAAGTAGGTTTAAATCCATTTATAGGCTTTTCATTACCAGATCTTGCAGTAGGGGATAGCGTATTAATTACATTTGCAGTAAATGTAATCGCAGTTCCGCCTTCTAGTAGCATTATGAATACAGCGAGAGTAACGGGTGATTTCGAATTGATTCCAGGAGAACCTCCGTTTACAATTACGAATTCAAGTAATACGACAGTCACACCAGTAAATAGAGGCAGTTTAGATATGCAGAAAGAAGTAGACAATTCAATCGTTGGAGTAGGAGAAACGGTAACGTATACGGTTCGTATATTAAATACTGGTACTGCTGATGCTATGAATATTCAATTTATCGATGTGCTATCTCCAGAAGCTGATTTTGTACCAAATAGTGTAACTGTAAATGGAGTAGCTCGTCCGGGAGTAAATCCTCAGGTTGGATTTACGATTGTAGACATTCCAGTCGGTGAGACGGCGATTGTAACATATGAAGCTACGATTACAAGTTTTCCAGATGGTGGTACAGTAGTAAACGTTGCTGGGGCGTTAGCAGAGTATATTTTAGTACCAGGGGAGCCTCCAGTTACAGTGATGGATACAAGCAATACAGTTATAGTGACGGTAAATACTGCAATCTTATTTGTTGCAAAAGGAGCAAACTTTGAAGTAGCAATGGTAGGGGATGTTGTCACTTACGGAATTGCCGTTATAAATGATAGTACAGTTCCTGTGACCAACATTGTGTTAACAGATATCATTGATCCAAATACGTTATTTATAAATGGCACGGTAACGGTAAACGATGTACCTCTTCCATTTGCTACTCCGAATACCGGTATTCCATTAGGTGATTTTCAGCCAAATGATGCGGCAATTATTAATTTCCAAGTTGTAATAATAGGAGGGCAAATAAATAATTTAGTTACAAATACTGCTATAGCAAATGGGCTCGCAATTGTAAATCCGAATGAGCTGCCAGTAGTAGTGGAAGGTGATAGCAATACAGTTGTTATCCCGTTTATTCCTCAAAATGTCTCAACGACAGTCGTAAAAACGGCAGATTTACAGGCAGCAACGATTGGAGATATTATTACGTTTACGACAGTTATTACAAATACGGGTGATACTGTCATACAAAATATTCGTTTTCAAGATATGTTAGATAGTAGTGTTCGATTTGTCCTTGGAAGTGTAACGGTTGATAATACACCAGTACCAAATGTAAGCCCGGTATCAGGGTTTCTTATAGGGAATTTAAATCCAGGTGAAGCACGAACAGTTTCGTTCCAAGTAGTAGTTCAGAGTGCCCCAAGTGGTTCGGGGAATTATATTAATCAAGCGAGTATTCGTTTCGAACATCAAGTAGGCACAGTGTTACCACCTGTTACACAAATAGTAGAAAGTAATATAGTTGTCATTCCATTTGTTCCAATGATAGAACAAATTTGCGAAACGAATCTTAATTGTTTAGGGAAAATTCCTTTTCAATGTTCTCCGTGTGATCACTTGCAAATAAAGAAAAAATAA
- a CDS encoding NUDIX hydrolase → MIRNRGAAIIVQEGKIALIKRIREGETYYVFPGGGIEEGETPEEATKREAYEELGVHIEVEHLIAKVEYKGTEYYFNAHIVGGVFGSGKAEEFEIKDRGMYIPLWLPIHELEKVNIKPYEVVGSIYNHYKK, encoded by the coding sequence ATGATAAGAAATCGCGGCGCGGCTATCATTGTGCAGGAAGGGAAAATCGCACTTATAAAACGTATCCGAGAAGGGGAAACATATTATGTTTTTCCAGGAGGAGGAATTGAAGAAGGAGAAACACCCGAAGAAGCAACGAAGCGAGAGGCTTATGAAGAGTTAGGGGTACATATAGAAGTGGAGCATCTAATTGCAAAGGTGGAGTATAAGGGGACGGAGTATTATTTTAATGCCCATATTGTAGGTGGAGTTTTCGGAAGTGGTAAAGCTGAAGAATTTGAAATAAAAGATAGAGGGATGTATATTCCGTTATGGTTGCCGATACACGAGTTGGAAAAAGTGAATATAAAACCGTATGAAGTGGTCGGAAGCATATATAATCATTATAAAAAGTAA
- a CDS encoding (S)-benzoin forming benzil reductase, producing the protein MRYVIVTGTSQGLGEAIAAQLLEENTSIISISRRENKELTKLAQQYNSNCVFHSLDLQDVHNLETNFNEIISSIQEDTVSSIHLINNAGTLAPMKPIEKAESELLITNVQINLLAPMILTSTFMKHTKDWKVDKRVINISSGAGKNPYFGWGAYCTTKAGVNMFTQCVATEEAEKEYPVKIVSFAPGVVDTSMQAQIRETNKEDFINLDRFIALKEEGKLLSPEYVAKAIRNLLETENFPQGEVIRIDE; encoded by the coding sequence ATGCGCTATGTTATCGTAACAGGAACTTCACAAGGTTTAGGTGAGGCAATCGCCGCGCAATTGTTAGAAGAAAACACAAGTATCATCTCTATTTCTAGAAGAGAAAATAAAGAGCTTACGAAACTTGCACAGCAATATAACAGCAATTGTGTTTTCCACTCCTTAGATCTTCAAGATGTACATAATTTAGAAACGAACTTTAACGAAATCATTTCATCTATTCAAGAAGACACTGTATCATCTATTCATTTAATTAATAATGCTGGTACGCTCGCACCGATGAAACCAATAGAAAAAGCTGAAAGCGAACTGCTCATTACGAATGTTCAAATTAATTTACTTGCACCGATGATTCTTACCTCCACTTTCATGAAACATACGAAAGACTGGAAAGTAGATAAACGTGTTATAAACATTTCATCTGGTGCAGGGAAAAATCCTTATTTCGGATGGGGCGCTTATTGCACAACGAAAGCTGGTGTAAATATGTTTACACAGTGTGTAGCAACCGAAGAAGCAGAAAAAGAATATCCAGTAAAAATCGTCTCTTTTGCACCTGGTGTTGTTGACACAAGTATGCAAGCACAAATTCGCGAAACAAATAAAGAAGATTTCATAAATTTAGACCGCTTCATCGCACTAAAAGAAGAAGGAAAACTATTGTCACCTGAATACGTTGCGAAAGCAATTCGTAACTTACTAGAAACTGAGAATTTCCCGCAAGGTGAAGTCATTCGAATTGATGAATAA